The window GCGTCGACCTCGTAGAGCGCGGCCACGCGCGAGGTCGTCGTGAACAGCCGGGCCACGGGCTCCGGCTCCGAGATGCCGGAGGACTCGACGATCAGGTGGTCGAACTCGCGGTCGCGGGCCAGTCGGACGACCGCGGTCTCGAGGTCGTCCTGGAGTTCACAGCAGATACAGCCGTTCGAGAGTTCGGCCACGCCCCCTTCGACCTCGAGGTCCGAGCCCTCGGCGACGAGTTCCGCGTCGACGTTGACCGCGCCCATGTCGTTGACGAGGACGGCGATGTCCCGGTCCCCGGCGTTCGACAGCAGGTGGTTGAGCAGCGTCGTCTTGCCGGCTCCGAGCCCGCCCGAGAGGACGGTGACGGGAGTCGTGCTCGTCGGTGACATACCGAACGGGTTGTCGCTCGAGGGGTAAGAAGCGTTGCGTCGCGGCGAGGTCAGTCGGCCGCTTCGCCCGGGTTCCTGTTGGCGGTCTCGGATTCGTCACCATCCCCGCCGCTTCCGCCACCGAAGAACGGGAACACCGTCGTCGAAGCCGCGGTCTTCTCGAGCGCGGCGACGTTCCGGAGCACGAGTCCGCCGAACCCGAGCAACAGCACCAGGTCGACGTACGTCGCGCCGATTTGCCCGACGAAACTGTCGGTCAGCGCGAGGTTCTGCTCCGAGACGATGCCGAGGACGATCAGCCCCGCCCAGGCGAGCAACACGAGGTACTCGAGTTTCCGGTAGAGCAGCGTCCGGCGCTCGTCGACGCCCGCGGCCGACTGCGCGACTGGGCCGACGAGCAGGGAAACGAGGCCGACGAACGAGGCGACGATCACCAGCGAGGCGATCGACCCCGCCGTCCCGCTCAGGATCCAGCTCGCGAACGTGGCCCAGAGGGTGCCCATGCTACACGCGAAGACGGCGACCGTTCGTTTCGGCCCCGCGTCGGCGACGGCCCCGAGTACGTAGCTGATCCCCGCCCAGGCAACCGTGTAGCCGACGAACCTGACGACCGATTCTTCGTTCGTGGTGACGGTACCGATCTCCGCCCGCATGAGCAGGTAGGTCACGCTCATGGCTCCGCAGGCGAGCACGGTCGCGTAGCCGTACCGGCGGATCGACGGCTCGAGGCGTCGCGTCGCAACCAGCAGGCCGACCGCGCCGAGGCCGAGCAGTGCACTCGAGACGAGGTAGATCGTCGCGTGTGAGATCACTGTCCATCACCCCGGTCGGGGAGTTCGGCGCTCGCGTTGGCCGTCGATCGCGGCCCCCGTCTCCGCGTCGTTCGATCGCCCGTCCGATGCAGCCGTTCGTGTCGCGGGTCGTCGATCATCGTGTCCTCCTGTCTCCCGAAAGCGATGCGGCGCGGCCGTTCGGTCGCCGAGTCGTCCTGTCGACCCGGCTCCGCGGCAGCCGCACTGCCCCCTTCGTATCTCTAGCACCCGAACGGCCGTACAAAACTATTATTGCCGACATTCCGGGAGTGCGGCCCGGCGGCTCGTCGCCGCCCGCGTTCGGAGATGGCCGCGGGACGCGACATCTTTTTGTCCCCGCCGACGAGCATGATGACTGATGACACTTGCCGAGCGGATCGACGCGTTCCGCACCGCGCTCGAGGAGTGGCTCCGGGGGCTCTACCACGGGATGATCACCCACCCGGCCTACGAGAAGATCGAGTCGGAAGCCGAAGACCTCGAGGACGCGTTCATGCTCGCGTGTTTCCCCGACGCCTTCGGGGTTCCGTCGCCCGTCTCCTACTACACGTCGGAACTGCTGCCGTACCTCGAGGACGAGTTCGAGGCCTGGGAGCGGCGGCTGTGGGACCGGAGCACGATCGTCGAGAGCAAGGGTCGCCAGTACCACTTCTGATGGACCGACACGTCTTCTTCGGGGGGAAAGGCGGCGTCGGCAAGACGACCGTCTCGGCGACCTACGCCTACAAGTGTGCGGAGTCCGGCCTCGAGACGCTCGTTGTGTCGACCGATCCGGCCCACTCCCTGAGCGACCTCTTCGACCAGTCGTTCGCCGACGAACCGCGATCGGTGGCCGACGTCGAGGGCCTGTCGGCGATGGAGATCGATCCCGAGGAGGAGGTCTCGCGCCACCTCACCGACGTCAAGCGGAAACTCTCGGACCAGGTGTCTGCGGCGATGGTCAACGAGGTCGACAGACAGATCGAGATGGCCCACGGCACGCCCGGCGCGTACGAGGCCGCGCTGTTCGACCGGTTCGTCGAGGTGATGCGCGAGAACGACGGGTACGACCGGATCGTCTTCGACACCTCGCCGACGGGCGGCACCCTGCGACTGCTCTCGCTGCCGGACTACCTCGAGGGGTGGATCGACCGGCTGATGGCCAAGCGCCGCCAGAGCATCGACCTCTACGAGCGCGCCGCCCTCGGCGATCGGGAACCCCGACGGGTCCTCGAGGGCGACCCCGTCCTCGCCCACCTCCAGGAGCGCAAGGAGTTCTTCGAGTACGCCGGCGAGACGCTGCGCGAGGAGGCGTCGTTCTTCCTAGTGTTCAACCCGGATTCGCTGTCGATCCGGGAGACCGGCCGCGCCATCGATCGACTGGCCGAACAGGACCTCCAGGTGCGGGGACTGGTCGCCAACAGGCTCACGCCGTCCCCCGACCCCGACGAGGAGGGGCGGGGCGCCCGATACCTCCGTGCGCGCGTCGAGACCGAACGCGAGCGCCTCGAGACCGCGCGAACGGAACTCGAGCCGCCCGTCGTCGCGGAAATCGAGAGCCGCGTTGAGGAAATCCGCATAGATCGGCTGGACGAGGTCGCCGAGGACCTCGCAATCGAGGTTTCGACCGAGGCGTAACCCGCTCGGGATTCGGTCGTCCCGTCGTTCCCGTCCACTACGTTATTCTCTCTCAACCGTGTTGGTCGGACACATCCCACATGATTTATGTACCTATATGCTGATCCCTCGAGTGGAAATCCATGACAGGGGTAATATGGATCGTGGTTCTGGTGGTCGGGTTGTTCTCCGCCGGGTACGTCGGGTACGGACGATACCTCTCACGGTTCGTCGAACTCGACGACTCGCGGGACACGCCGGCTCACAAGTATCAAGACGGACAGGAGTACGTACCGGCGAAGAAACCGGTGTTGTTGGGGCATCACTTCTCGAGTATCGCGGGCGGCGCGCCGATCGCCGGCCCGATCACGGCGGCGTTCATCTGGGGCTGGGTCCCGGCGGTGCTGTGGGTCGCCATCGGCAACCCGCTGATGGGTGCCGTTCACGACTTCATGGCGCTGTCCTCGAGTATTCGCCACGAGGGCAAGTCGATCGGGTTCATCATCGGGGAGTACATCGGCAGGCGGGGGAAGAACATGTTCCTCCTGTTTGCCTTCCTCGTGATCATCCTCGTGGTGGCGGTGTTCGCCCTGCTGGTGGCGATCATTCTGGACGCCTACCCCCAGGCGGCGACCGCGAGCCTGATCTACATCGGGCTGGCGGTGGTCTTCGGGGTCTGGCTCTACCAACTGGACCTGCCGCTGTCGGTCGGGACCCTCCTCTTCGTCGCCGGGATCTTCGGTAGCGTCTGGGCGGGCCTGCAGTTCCCCGTGGCGCTGTACGAGCCGAGCGGCTTCGCCGACGAGGCGTTCGTGTTGCTGTCGGGCAGCGGCGAGTGGGTGCCCGGAGCGGGCCTGTTCGGCGCGAACACGGCAATGTGGATCCTCGTATCGCTCGTCTACGCCGCGCTCGCGAGCGTCCTCCCGGTGTGGGTGTTGCTCCAGCCCCGGGACTATCTCTCGTCGTTCCTCCTCTATACGGGGGTCGGCGGGACCCTACTCGCGATCGTCGTCGGCACGATCCTGGGGACGACCGAGGGTGGCGCGAGCGCGCTCCAGATCGAGGTGCCCGCCTACACGAGCTTCATGGGCGGCCCACTGGTCGACGTCGCGATGCCGCTTTTCCCGCTGCTTTTCATCACGATCGCCTGCGGGACGATCAGCGGGTTCCACTCGCTGGTCTCCTCCGGGACGACCGCGAAACAGCTCAACAAGGAAAGCGACGCACGAACGATCGGCTACGGCGGGATGCTCGCCGAGGGCCTGCTCGCGGCGACCGCGCTCTCTGCCGTCTCGGTGATCGCGGTCACCGAAGGCGGCGTCAGCGGCATCGGCGCGGCGCTGCCGAACTTCGCGGAGGGCGGCGGCCTCATCCTCACGAGCTTCGGAATCCCGCTGCTCACCGGCGAGGTGTTCATGGCGCTGGTGTTCGTCAGTTTCCTGCTGACGAGTCTCGACACTGCCCTGCGGCTGGGCCGGTACATGGTCGAGGAACTGGTCGGAACGCCCGAAACCCCGGTCGAGGAGACCGCGGCGAACAAGTACGTCAACACCGGGATCGCGACGTTCGCGGCGTTCCTGCTGGTCTCGAGCGGACAGTGGGAACAGCTGTGGCCCCTGTTCGGCGGTGCGAACCAGCTGCTGGCCGCACTCGCCCTGCTGGCTGCGACGGTCTGGCTGGCCAACTGGAAGGACACGAAACAGCTGCTGACCACGGGCGTACCGGTCATCGTGATGACGTTCATCACGATCTGTGGCCTGCTGTGGCTGGCGTTCGTCGAGAACCTCCAGCGGACGTTCCTCAGCAGCGAGTGGATGGCCGAGGCTTCGGCCCTCGAGATGGGCTCGAGCGCGATGCGACTGGTGCTCGCGCTAGTGCTGGTCTGGCTCGCGCTGTCGATCATCAAGATGGGCTACGACAACGTCCAGTCGGCGCGTGATAACCTGCTGACGACCGACGAACCGGCGGTCGGAACGGACGACGACTGACAGCGCCGACCCGATTCGGTTTTTTCGCCGCGTTACAGCTACAAGGAGACGAGCCCGCGAACGCGGGCGAGCAGCCCATCGTCACCGTCCTCGAGGTCCTCCCACAGGGCGAACGCCCCGTCGATCTCGGTCCGGTCGCTCGCGACGATCTCCTCGCGGTCCGGCGCGACGACACAACAGTGGATCTCGTAGTGGCCGTGGAAGCCAAAGCGGAGTAGGGTCCGTTCTTTGAAGCCGTCGACAAAGGAGCGGACGTCCGCGGGTATCTCGGGAACGACGAGCACGAAGGTAAACTCGGTCGCCCGGTGCTCGTCGTTCGGTTCGACCCGCTGGTCCGCCAGTTCGTGGCCCAGTTCGACCAGTTCCTCGAGGTCGGCGACCGAGACGCTCGCCCGACGGTCGGCGTAGAGGAACTCCCGCATGTGGTGGTTCGCGTACTGGACCGACGGGTGGAACATGTGTTTGCTGCTCTCGACGCGGAGTTCGCCGCGCATGGCGAACCGGTCCTCGTGCCCACGGGGTCCGCCTCCGCCCGCGGTGGGATCCACGTGGACGTCCTTCTCGAGGTCGTACGCGTGCATGAGTCGGTCGGCGACCCGGTCGAAGTACTCGTCGTCCCAGTCGGGGACGGCTTCCCGAACCTCGGGCGGGAGGTCGGGGAGATCGTCCCCGCCGTCCCCGCTATCACCGGTTCGATCGCCGTCCGGCCGGGTTGCCGTCCCGGCCGCGTCGTTCCTGGTCCCTGTCGCCTCCCCGGTGTCGATCTCGTCGTTCCCGTGTGCCATAGTCTCGAGTTTTCGTCCGTTCCGATGGGAGCGGTCGTCCCGTCTCCCCGTCCTCGCGGTCGCTCGTGTGGATGAATACCACGGCCAGATCAAAAGTCCGTCGGACGGCCCGTTCGGGGTCGGGCGGGACATCCCTGACCCCGATCGCCGACACACTTTGCTCCTCTCGGACCGGCCTCTCAGTCAAAAGCAGCGACGAGCGTTCCGCTCTCGAGCGGATCGGGGGCGTTCGATTCGAACTCGTCCCGGTTCCGCCGGTCCGCTTCGGGGAAGGAGGCTCGAGCGACCCCGCTCTCGTCGACTGCGTACACGACACCGCCGGGCGCAAC of the Halobiforma lacisalsi AJ5 genome contains:
- a CDS encoding carbon starvation CstA family protein, whose product is MTGVIWIVVLVVGLFSAGYVGYGRYLSRFVELDDSRDTPAHKYQDGQEYVPAKKPVLLGHHFSSIAGGAPIAGPITAAFIWGWVPAVLWVAIGNPLMGAVHDFMALSSSIRHEGKSIGFIIGEYIGRRGKNMFLLFAFLVIILVVAVFALLVAIILDAYPQAATASLIYIGLAVVFGVWLYQLDLPLSVGTLLFVAGIFGSVWAGLQFPVALYEPSGFADEAFVLLSGSGEWVPGAGLFGANTAMWILVSLVYAALASVLPVWVLLQPRDYLSSFLLYTGVGGTLLAIVVGTILGTTEGGASALQIEVPAYTSFMGGPLVDVAMPLFPLLFITIACGTISGFHSLVSSGTTAKQLNKESDARTIGYGGMLAEGLLAATALSAVSVIAVTEGGVSGIGAALPNFAEGGGLILTSFGIPLLTGEVFMALVFVSFLLTSLDTALRLGRYMVEELVGTPETPVEETAANKYVNTGIATFAAFLLVSSGQWEQLWPLFGGANQLLAALALLAATVWLANWKDTKQLLTTGVPVIVMTFITICGLLWLAFVENLQRTFLSSEWMAEASALEMGSSAMRLVLALVLVWLALSIIKMGYDNVQSARDNLLTTDEPAVGTDDD
- a CDS encoding ArsA family ATPase: MDRHVFFGGKGGVGKTTVSATYAYKCAESGLETLVVSTDPAHSLSDLFDQSFADEPRSVADVEGLSAMEIDPEEEVSRHLTDVKRKLSDQVSAAMVNEVDRQIEMAHGTPGAYEAALFDRFVEVMRENDGYDRIVFDTSPTGGTLRLLSLPDYLEGWIDRLMAKRRQSIDLYERAALGDREPRRVLEGDPVLAHLQERKEFFEYAGETLREEASFFLVFNPDSLSIRETGRAIDRLAEQDLQVRGLVANRLTPSPDPDEEGRGARYLRARVETERERLETARTELEPPVVAEIESRVEEIRIDRLDEVAEDLAIEVSTEA
- a CDS encoding bacteriorhodopsin — translated: MISHATIYLVSSALLGLGAVGLLVATRRLEPSIRRYGYATVLACGAMSVTYLLMRAEIGTVTTNEESVVRFVGYTVAWAGISYVLGAVADAGPKRTVAVFACSMGTLWATFASWILSGTAGSIASLVIVASFVGLVSLLVGPVAQSAAGVDERRTLLYRKLEYLVLLAWAGLIVLGIVSEQNLALTDSFVGQIGATYVDLVLLLGFGGLVLRNVAALEKTAASTTVFPFFGGGSGGDGDESETANRNPGEAAD